The sequence below is a genomic window from Actinomycetota bacterium.
AGATCGCCCAGCGCGCGGGCGTCACCAAGCCCGTCCTGTACCAGCATTTCGTCGGGAAAAAGGAGCTCTACTGCGCACTGCTTGACTCCGACATGGCTCGGCTGCTGGTCCAGGTTTCCGACGCGATTGCCGGTGCAGCCGGTCACGTGCGCATCCAGCGCGGACTGGCGGCCTACTTCAAATTCATCGAGGACAACGTCGATTCCTTCCGCCTTCTGTTCCGCGAGACGATGGGCGCAGACCCCGATTTCCGCGAGGCCATCGATCACTTCCACGATGCGGCCGCAGGAGCAATCGGTGCCATCATTGTCGAGGAGACCGGCAAGCCGTTGGAGGAGTCCGAACTGCTTGCCCGTAGCGTCATGGGCATGGCTGAGGCAGCCTCAACGTGGTGGATCGACCGCAAACAGCAAGTCGGCAGAGACGAGTTAGTCAAGGACTTGACCGAACTGGCGTGGCGAGGCCTCTCGGGCCTGCCGCGCCGCAAGGAGGGCGAGCGTGGGTAAGGGCGGATACCAGCAGCGGCGAATTCGCGAGCAGCGGCAGCAGGAGAAGACGCAACGCAAACAGCGCAGACGCAGGCGTCGGTTGCTGACGTGGTTACTCTCGGTCGTCGTGCTCGGACTCATCGGCGGCGGCACGCTGTTCCTGGTGCGTGGCTCCGGAGAGCCGAAGGCATCCTCGTCGCAGAGTCCGTCGCCATCCGCATCGTCGTCCGCGTGCACCAGTCCCGGTCCCGACACGATCGGCAAGAAGACCTTCGCCCTGCCTCCGTGCGAGATAATCAATCCGGAACACACGTACATCGCGCACATGCAGACGTCGATGGGCCCGATCAACCTGCGCTTGGACCCACGACTGGCGCCCAAGACGGTCAACAACGTGGTCTTCCTCGCCCAGCAGGGCTACTACGACGGAACGATCTTCCATCGAGTACAGAAGGAATCAGACTTCGCCATCGTGCAGGGCGGGGACCCGAATGGCGACGGCTCCGGCGGACCCGGGTACCAATACGGCGGAGAGACACCGTCGCCGATCACCAAGTACAAGCGCGGATTCATCGCCATGGCGAACTCCGGCTCGCCCGATTCCAACGGCAGCCAGTTCTTCATCGTGGTGAAGGACTGGCCCTCGCTGCCGGCCAACTACACGTTCTTCGGAGCCGTAGACGCCACAGACAAGGCCAGCTTCGGGACACTCGACAAGATGATTGAGACGAAGGGCGAGCCGATTGGAAACGGACTCGGCCTGCGACCCGACCCGCCGATCACCCTGATCAAGGTAACAATCGAGGACGCCGGAAAGGCCTAGATTCAGCTACTCGCTGCGACCGACCGAGAAGTACCGAGCCTCGGGGTGGTGCACGATGATGGCGCTTGTCGACTGCTCGGGATCGAGTTGGAATTCCTCGCTCAAGCGCACGCCGATCCGCTCCGGCTGCAGCAAAGTGAAGACGTGCTTCTGGTCCTCCAGATTCGGACATGCCGGATAGCCGAAGGAGTACCGTGAACCGCGGTATCCCTGCCCGAACAGACTCTCTGGATCTGAAGCGTCGGCATCCGCAATCCCGAGTTCGCGGCGAATGCGCTGATGCCACAGCTCCGCGAGTGCCTCGGCCATTTCCACTCCGAACCCATGCAGGAAGAAGTACTCCTGGTAGCGGTCGGAGGAGAACAACTCCTGCGCCAACTCCCCGATGCGGGATCCCGCGGTGACCAGGTGCACTGCGAGCACGTCCGTCTGATCCGATCCCACCGGACGGAAGAAGTCCGCGATGCAAAGCCGGCGATCGCGCTCCTGGCGCGGGAACGAGAACCGAACGATCTCCTGCGTGCTCCCGGGCTCGTACACGATGAGGTCGTTCCCGTCGGACTGTGCGGGGAAGTACCCGTAGACCACGGCCGGCTGCAAGATCTCTTCGACGGCAGACCGTAACAGCAAGTCGCGCAGCACAGGTTCGGCGTTATCGGCGAGGAAACGCTCGAAGTCCTCGGGCGACTGCTCGCGCGCGCGCTTGAATTCCCACCGCCCTCGGAACAACGAGGTTCGGTTCAGCATCGCCGCGATGTCGGCGAGCGGGATCCCCTTGACCACGCGGCTTCCCCAGAAAGGCGGCGCGGGGATCGAAACGTCGGTCGCGACATCGGATCTCGTCGCGGCCGCGGGGGCGGCGGGGACCGAGGATGCGCGCGCTACCCGCTTGGTTTTGGGGGCCGCGTCAACGACCTTCTCACCGCGTTTCTCGGCCATCATCTCGTCCATCGTGCGCAAACCGGCGAACGCGTCGCGGCCGTAGAAGACCTTCCCATTGTAGAGACGACGCAGATCGTCCTCGACGTAGGAGCGCGTCAGCGCAGCGCCGCCGAGAATCACCGAGTAACCGTGCAAGCCCCTGCGGTTCAATTCCTCAAGGTCCTCGCGCATGACGGCCGTGGACTTCACGAGCAAGCCCGACAGCCCAATGGCGTCGGCCTTCTCGCGCGCCGCCGCCTCGATGATCGAGGAAATCGGCTGCTTGATGCCCAAGTTCACCACGGTATAACCGTTGTTGGTCAAGATGATGTCCACCAGGTTCTTGCCGATGTCGTGGACGTCACCGCGCACCGTCGCAAGAACGAGGGTCCCCTTGGTTTCGCCTTCGGCCTTCTCCATGTGAGGCTCAAGACACGCCACCGCCGCCTTCATGGTCTCCGCCGACTGCAAGACGAACGGCAACTGCATTTGACCCGAGGCGAATAGCTCCCCGACCGTCCGCATCCCCTCCAGCAGGAACCGGTTCACGATGTCCAGCGGGGCGTAGGAAGCGAGTGCCTCCCGGATGTCGCCATCGAGACCGTCGCGATTACCGTCCACGATCCTGCGAGGCAGCCTTTCCTCCAGCGGAAGATCCCCAAGAACCGGACCCGCGGATGCGTGGGCGGCATCCACGCCTTCGAACAAGCGGATGAACTCCTGCAGCGGATCCACTCCGTCGCTGCGACGATCGTAGATGAGATCGAGGGCGGCGTTTAGACGCTCGGGCTCGATCCGGTTTAGCGGCAGGATCTGCGCCGCATGCACGATTGCCATATCCAGCCCGCGCTCAACGGCCTCATGTAGGAACACCGAGTTGAGCACTTGGCGCGCGGCCGGCGACAGTCCAAAAGAGACGTTGGATACGCCCAGACTCACAAAGGACGACGGGAACTCACTTCGCAAGGCTGCGACCGCATCGAGCGTTTCGACGGCAGCATGCCGCGCTTCCTCCAGCCCGGTCGAGATCGGCAGGACAATGGGATCAAAGATGATGTCGTGAGGCTCGAGTCCGTACTCGCCGACCGCCAAAACGAAGATCTTTCGGCTGATCTCAACCTTGCGCGCGGCGGTGGTCGCCTGGCCGACCTCGTCAATCGCGAGGGCAACAACGGCTGCCCCGAACTTGACTGCGTTTCGAAGATTGCACGCAATTCGCGATTCCGGACCGCTGCCTTCCTCTAGATTGACCGAGTTTATGACCGGCCGACCACCGATCAACTTCAGCCCCGCCTCGATCACAGCCGGCTCAGTTGAATCGAGGAAGATCGGCGAAGTCGCTTGCCCGCGCAATCGCGAGACCACCTCGGTCATGTCCGCGACACCGTCTCGACCCGTGAAATCGACGCTCACGTCGATCGCGTGCGCACCCTGGCGCACCTGGTCCCGGGCCACTACCACGGCACCATCCCAGTCGGAACCGTCCACGAGATCCTTGAACCGGCGCGAACCCTGAGCGTTGCACCGCTCCCCGACAACAAAGACAGACGTCTGCTGCCGGAAGGGTTGCGCAACGTACAGCGACGCGCACGACGGCTCGAACAACCGGGCGCGCGGCCGAGGTGCTTGCCCGCCTAATGCGTCGGCGAGTGCACGGATGTGCTCCGGAGTCGTCCCGCAGCACCCGCCGGCGATGTTCGTTCCGAACTCCTCAACGAACACTCGGTGATGGGCCAGCAGATCCTGCGGCGTCAGGCTGTAGAAAGGCAGCCCGTCTCGCATCTCAGGCAGCCCGGCATTGGGCTGCACGCTGACGTACTTGCGAGAGTTCTCGCACAGGTATCGCACGTGCTCCGTCATCTCGACGGGCCCCGTCGCGCAGTTGACCCCGACCACATCGACGAAGCGATACGGCTCGAACGTCGCAAGCGCAGCGCCGATCTCTGAGCCGAGCAGCATCTGCCCCGTGCTCTCGATCGTTACCTGCACCATTACCGGAACCGTGCGCCCTTGGGTGCCGAAGGCCGCCGAAACGCCGGCGAGCGCCGCCTTCACCTGAAGCAGGTCATACGCGGTCTCGATGAGGATCGCGTCGACTCCGCCGTCCAGAAGTCCGCATGACTGGATCTCGTACGAGTGCTCAAGTTCGTCGAACCCGATCTGCTCAAGGCTCGGCGCCTTTGTTCCCGGACCTATTGAACCGACCACGAAGCGGGGGCGATCGGTGAAGGACGCAGCGGCCTCACGAGCGAGCTGCGCCGCGCGCAGGTTCAGCTCATGCACACGGTCGGCCATTCCGTGCTCAGCCTGTGCGACGAGGTTAGCGCCGAACGTGTTGGTCTCGACGCAATCGGCACCCGCCGCAAGGTAATCCGCGTGAATCTCCTTGACGACGTCGGGACGAGAAAGGGTCAGGACCTCGGAGTTGCCTTCCTGTCCCCAGAACCCGTCCAGACCCAGATCGCGGATCTGGATCTGCGTCCCCATGGCCCCGTCGAAAACAAGAACGCGCTCGGCCAGCGCGTCAAGAAAGATGCTCATGCGCCGCATCCTACCGGCGCCGCATCTGCTTAGATCGGGAGATTCTCCTCGGGGATCTCTGCCAGCATCGGGCAGTCACGGTCTCGGTCCGAGACGACCGGCTCGACTTCGAAAGGCCATGTGATCTCAAGCGCCGGATCGTCGTAGTAGATCCCTAGTTCATCAGTGCCGTCGAAGTACTGGTCCACCATGTACAGCAACGTGGCGTCGGTGATCGCATAGAAGCCGTGCGCAACGCCCGGAGGGATGTAGATGCCGCGTCCCTCCCCTTCCTGCAGTTCGAAGAACTCCGACTTCTCGGCGGTCTTGGATGCGGCCCGGTGGTCGTAAAGCGCAACGAACACGCTGCCCGAAGTGACATACCAGTAGTCCGCCTGAAACAGGTGGTAGTGCATTCCTCGAAGGACGCCTGCACGAGAGAGCGACAGGTTCATCTGCTTCATCTCGCGGCTGCCCGGAATCCACTCGTGGCGGTAGACCTCCGCGAACTTGCCGCGATCGTCGTCGGCCGGCTTGGGGAACACGTAGTGGACGCCCTGAATGACGTCGGACTTCTTTATGACTGCAAACTCGTTCTCTTCCACGGGCACGGAAGTGTATCGGAGCGGGCGGAAGCCTGCACCGCGGGGAGCCGTCAGGTGCCGGTCGCGCCCCACCGCCGTGTTAGTTTTCCTCGCATGACCGCACCCGAGACAAGGATTCTCGTCGAGAACCTGGGGTCTATTCCCGCCGGGCGGATCCTGGTGGCAGGCTTCGGCCCGGAGGCTGCCGAGGCATTCATCGAGCGCGGCGACATCGTCGAGGTATTCCACCTGAACCTGCGCGCGCATCGTGCGTGCTCGGTGCGGGGCGTTCCGTCAACATTCGCCCCGTGGGCGCCGGGGCCGCCCGGCTACGCGGCCGCCGCGATTCTATTGCCGAAGGAAACCGAGCGACTGCGGATGCTGCTGTCGATGGCCGCGGGACTGGTGTCCCCCGGCGGGGTCGTTCTTGTCGCAGGCCACAACGACGCCGGGATCCGATCGGCCCCCCGACACATTGGCGATCTGATTGGACCCACCGACGTCGTGGACTTCCGCCACCATTGCAGATTGTTGAGTGCGGTTGTAGCCAAACCCGGTGAGCCGTCATCCCTGGACGCTTGGCGCACTACCTGGTCCACGGAAGCTCGGGGACGCAGGTTCACCGCCGTGGGGTACCCGGGAGTGTTCGCATCCGGCCGCCTTGATGCGGGATCCGCGCTGCTGCTCGAGAACCTCCTGATCCGCCCTGAGGCGCGCGCGCTCGACGTCGGGTGTGGCTCCGGCATCGTCGGCGCGCATCTGCGGGCCGGAGGATGTCTGCACGTCGATTGCGTGGACGTCGACGCGCTTGCCCTAGAGTCGACCCGACAGACCACGCTGGCAAACGGCCTCGACGGGATCAACGTCTTCGCGTCCGACGTCTACTCCGATGCCGGCAGCGACTACGACCTCATCGTGAGCAATCCACCGTTCCACGCGGGAGTGAGGACGGCTTCGGAAGCCGCGGTCCGACTGATCCGCGAAGCTCCCGATCGGTTGCATCGCC
It includes:
- a CDS encoding TetR/AcrR family transcriptional regulator → MATRRLTAEARRAQLLAVAREVFGEDGYHGAGMEKIAQRAGVTKPVLYQHFVGKKELYCALLDSDMARLLVQVSDAIAGAAGHVRIQRGLAAYFKFIEDNVDSFRLLFRETMGADPDFREAIDHFHDAAAGAIGAIIVEETGKPLEESELLARSVMGMAEAASTWWIDRKQQVGRDELVKDLTELAWRGLSGLPRRKEGERG
- a CDS encoding peptidylprolyl isomerase, coding for MGKGGYQQRRIREQRQQEKTQRKQRRRRRRLLTWLLSVVVLGLIGGGTLFLVRGSGEPKASSSQSPSPSASSSACTSPGPDTIGKKTFALPPCEIINPEHTYIAHMQTSMGPINLRLDPRLAPKTVNNVVFLAQQGYYDGTIFHRVQKESDFAIVQGGDPNGDGSGGPGYQYGGETPSPITKYKRGFIAMANSGSPDSNGSQFFIVVKDWPSLPANYTFFGAVDATDKASFGTLDKMIETKGEPIGNGLGLRPDPPITLIKVTIEDAGKA
- the metH gene encoding methionine synthase, with translation MSIFLDALAERVLVFDGAMGTQIQIRDLGLDGFWGQEGNSEVLTLSRPDVVKEIHADYLAAGADCVETNTFGANLVAQAEHGMADRVHELNLRAAQLAREAAASFTDRPRFVVGSIGPGTKAPSLEQIGFDELEHSYEIQSCGLLDGGVDAILIETAYDLLQVKAALAGVSAAFGTQGRTVPVMVQVTIESTGQMLLGSEIGAALATFEPYRFVDVVGVNCATGPVEMTEHVRYLCENSRKYVSVQPNAGLPEMRDGLPFYSLTPQDLLAHHRVFVEEFGTNIAGGCCGTTPEHIRALADALGGQAPRPRARLFEPSCASLYVAQPFRQQTSVFVVGERCNAQGSRRFKDLVDGSDWDGAVVVARDQVRQGAHAIDVSVDFTGRDGVADMTEVVSRLRGQATSPIFLDSTEPAVIEAGLKLIGGRPVINSVNLEEGSGPESRIACNLRNAVKFGAAVVALAIDEVGQATTAARKVEISRKIFVLAVGEYGLEPHDIIFDPIVLPISTGLEEARHAAVETLDAVAALRSEFPSSFVSLGVSNVSFGLSPAARQVLNSVFLHEAVERGLDMAIVHAAQILPLNRIEPERLNAALDLIYDRRSDGVDPLQEFIRLFEGVDAAHASAGPVLGDLPLEERLPRRIVDGNRDGLDGDIREALASYAPLDIVNRFLLEGMRTVGELFASGQMQLPFVLQSAETMKAAVACLEPHMEKAEGETKGTLVLATVRGDVHDIGKNLVDIILTNNGYTVVNLGIKQPISSIIEAAAREKADAIGLSGLLVKSTAVMREDLEELNRRGLHGYSVILGGAALTRSYVEDDLRRLYNGKVFYGRDAFAGLRTMDEMMAEKRGEKVVDAAPKTKRVARASSVPAAPAAATRSDVATDVSIPAPPFWGSRVVKGIPLADIAAMLNRTSLFRGRWEFKRAREQSPEDFERFLADNAEPVLRDLLLRSAVEEILQPAVVYGYFPAQSDGNDLIVYEPGSTQEIVRFSFPRQERDRRLCIADFFRPVGSDQTDVLAVHLVTAGSRIGELAQELFSSDRYQEYFFLHGFGVEMAEALAELWHQRIRRELGIADADASDPESLFGQGYRGSRYSFGYPACPNLEDQKHVFTLLQPERIGVRLSEEFQLDPEQSTSAIIVHHPEARYFSVGRSE
- the rfbC gene encoding dTDP-4-dehydrorhamnose 3,5-epimerase → MEENEFAVIKKSDVIQGVHYVFPKPADDDRGKFAEVYRHEWIPGSREMKQMNLSLSRAGVLRGMHYHLFQADYWYVTSGSVFVALYDHRAASKTAEKSEFFELQEGEGRGIYIPPGVAHGFYAITDATLLYMVDQYFDGTDELGIYYDDPALEITWPFEVEPVVSDRDRDCPMLAEIPEENLPI
- a CDS encoding class I SAM-dependent methyltransferase, coding for MTAPETRILVENLGSIPAGRILVAGFGPEAAEAFIERGDIVEVFHLNLRAHRACSVRGVPSTFAPWAPGPPGYAAAAILLPKETERLRMLLSMAAGLVSPGGVVLVAGHNDAGIRSAPRHIGDLIGPTDVVDFRHHCRLLSAVVAKPGEPSSLDAWRTTWSTEARGRRFTAVGYPGVFASGRLDAGSALLLENLLIRPEARALDVGCGSGIVGAHLRAGGCLHVDCVDVDALALESTRQTTLANGLDGINVFASDVYSDAGSDYDLIVSNPPFHAGVRTASEAAVRLIREAPDRLHRRGELWIVANRFLDYARHLNEVFPTPEVIAEDTRYRVWRAPRP